A portion of the Acidisarcina polymorpha genome contains these proteins:
- a CDS encoding glycosyltransferase family 4 protein, which translates to MKIAIMTESFLPKVDGIVTMLTKTVECLRQSGDEVIIFAPSGGPSEIFGAEVVAMPSLAFPLYPELRLALPRTSMRQKLRAFQPDILHLFEPALLGVGGIYYSQELHIPLVVSYHTNLPAYLGYYKLGAIEGLTWKLMRERHRRASLNLCTSTAMIDDLGNHGVGQLALWERAVDANRFRPGAGTSEMRIRLSGGYPAAPLLLYVGRLSAEKDVALLKDLFSVIPEMRLAIVGDGPLRPELERQFEHTATVFTGYLKGDQLASAYASADLFVLPSQTETLGLVLLESMASGCPVIACRAGGVPDAVQDGKTGFLFDPDDRDSFAATVRKAYYSNGQLTAIRANARRDVELHSWISATAKLRELYCQVVREGPKKISKGPVPLPRRIAAGIARGTLRTLLP; encoded by the coding sequence TTGAAGATCGCGATTATGACGGAGTCATTTCTGCCCAAGGTGGACGGCATCGTGACGATGCTGACAAAGACAGTCGAATGCCTGCGGCAAAGTGGCGACGAGGTCATCATATTCGCGCCAAGTGGTGGTCCGAGTGAGATATTTGGCGCAGAAGTCGTCGCCATGCCTTCGCTCGCTTTTCCCCTGTACCCGGAACTTCGGCTGGCGCTTCCTCGCACATCGATGCGGCAGAAGCTGCGGGCGTTCCAACCCGACATTCTGCACCTATTTGAGCCCGCACTGCTTGGGGTTGGCGGCATCTACTACAGCCAAGAACTCCACATCCCGCTGGTCGTTTCGTATCACACCAATCTGCCAGCCTACCTGGGCTACTACAAGTTAGGCGCTATCGAGGGCCTCACCTGGAAGCTGATGCGAGAACGCCACCGGCGAGCTTCGCTCAATCTTTGTACCTCGACGGCGATGATCGACGACCTCGGTAATCACGGAGTGGGGCAGCTCGCTCTTTGGGAGCGGGCCGTCGACGCCAACCGCTTTCGTCCGGGAGCCGGAACCTCGGAGATGCGAATTCGTTTAAGCGGCGGCTATCCTGCTGCACCCCTTCTGCTCTATGTCGGCAGGCTCTCTGCAGAGAAGGATGTTGCGCTGCTCAAGGACCTGTTCTCGGTAATTCCGGAGATGCGCCTGGCTATCGTCGGCGACGGACCGCTACGCCCTGAGCTCGAACGGCAATTCGAACACACAGCGACGGTATTTACCGGTTACCTAAAGGGAGACCAACTCGCCAGCGCCTATGCGTCTGCGGATCTTTTCGTGTTGCCTTCACAAACCGAAACGCTTGGCCTGGTGCTGCTCGAATCCATGGCCTCTGGATGCCCTGTGATCGCCTGCCGCGCCGGCGGGGTTCCAGATGCAGTGCAAGATGGGAAAACCGGCTTCCTTTTCGATCCTGACGATCGGGACAGCTTCGCTGCGACAGTTCGTAAGGCCTACTACAGCAACGGCCAACTTACAGCGATCCGGGCTAACGCACGCCGCGATGTCGAACTGCACAGTTGGATCAGCGCCACAGCGAAGCTCAGAGAGCTGTATTGTCAGGTGGTACGAGAGGGCCCAAAAAAGATCAGCAAGGGACCTGTTCCGCTTCCTCGCCGGATTGCCGCCGGCATTGCAAGAGGTACCTTGCGGACCCTATTACCCTAA
- a CDS encoding tyrosine-type recombinase/integrase: MKFTRQRFQRGYLRRVPRANNKTAWEYRYKDPTTGKEKSMYLSTEQFPTQVAVERHVEAFVLKLNAENPTLAVLEPTFSAVLDRFIDEERMLEIKKRRPGDRSDADGELSYSTVISYLSVIKRVRAKWGTTRITRMKPLSIQEWLRNLDAAPKTKGHLKAIMHRLYEKAMLWEMVDWQRNPMELVEVKGISKRRKKPVVLTVDQYYLILSLLPEPYRTMVVVAQCTGLRAEEVLALEWDDIDFENLSMRIVRAVVHGRIKAVKTEYSEDELPLDPDFATALLEWKRKSADPTRFTGLELMFPSHVTGRHYHTAPAQQDYIRPAGCCLVACPTCGAGMGVWCRQEGAVPNGGRLPLHDERWEAAGKYGSVGWHTFRHTYRSWLDDTGAPMGVQQKLMRHAQISTTMNVYGNALMEAKREANTRVVRKALRSA; this comes from the coding sequence TTGAAGTTCACACGGCAACGCTTTCAACGTGGATACCTTCGGCGAGTGCCGAGGGCCAACAACAAGACGGCGTGGGAGTACCGCTACAAAGACCCCACGACCGGCAAGGAAAAGTCGATGTATCTGAGCACAGAACAGTTTCCAACGCAGGTCGCGGTCGAGCGGCATGTGGAGGCTTTCGTGCTAAAACTCAACGCTGAAAACCCAACGCTAGCCGTTTTAGAACCGACGTTCTCCGCTGTCCTGGACCGCTTTATCGACGAAGAGCGCATGCTCGAAATCAAGAAGCGGCGGCCGGGGGATCGTTCGGATGCGGACGGCGAACTCAGCTACTCAACAGTCATTTCTTACCTCAGCGTCATCAAGCGTGTGCGTGCGAAGTGGGGAACCACCCGCATCACTCGGATGAAGCCGTTGAGCATCCAGGAATGGCTGAGGAACTTGGATGCCGCGCCGAAAACCAAAGGCCACCTCAAGGCGATCATGCACCGTTTGTACGAGAAAGCCATGCTGTGGGAGATGGTTGACTGGCAGCGGAATCCAATGGAATTGGTGGAAGTCAAGGGCATCAGCAAGCGCCGCAAGAAGCCCGTTGTCCTCACCGTTGACCAGTATTACCTCATCCTCTCGCTGCTGCCTGAGCCTTACCGGACGATGGTCGTGGTGGCTCAGTGTACCGGTCTCAGAGCTGAAGAGGTTCTGGCCCTCGAATGGGATGACATCGACTTCGAGAACCTCAGCATGAGGATCGTCCGAGCGGTCGTTCACGGTCGCATCAAGGCTGTGAAGACCGAGTATTCGGAAGACGAGCTTCCGCTAGACCCTGATTTCGCAACCGCTCTTCTTGAATGGAAGCGGAAATCCGCCGATCCAACCCGGTTTACCGGGTTGGAGTTGATGTTCCCAAGCCACGTCACAGGGCGTCATTACCACACAGCTCCGGCGCAGCAGGACTATATCCGTCCTGCCGGATGCTGTTTGGTTGCGTGCCCCACGTGCGGGGCTGGGATGGGCGTTTGGTGCCGGCAGGAAGGCGCGGTTCCGAACGGCGGTCGTTTGCCCTTGCATGATGAGCGCTGGGAGGCAGCTGGGAAGTACGGGAGTGTCGGATGGCATACATTCCGCCACACCTATCGGTCATGGCTGGACGACACCGGGGCACCAATGGGAGTGCAGCAGAAGCTCATGCGGCACGCCCAAATCTCGACCACAATGAATGTGTACGGCAACGCGCTGATGGAAGCAAAGCGCGAAGCTAACACAAGAGTTGTCAGGAAGGCACTGAGGAGCGCATAG
- a CDS encoding DUF427 domain-containing protein, translating to MAKAVWNGKVVAESSTTETVEGNVYFPDGSLVREFFRPSTTTSSCPWKGQARYYSLFIDGQENPDAAWYYPDPKPAARNIKNYVAFWRGVEVEK from the coding sequence ATGGCCAAGGCAGTTTGGAACGGTAAGGTAGTCGCGGAGAGCAGCACAACGGAAACGGTGGAAGGAAATGTCTATTTTCCTGACGGTTCGTTAGTTCGCGAGTTTTTTCGTCCGAGCACGACCACATCCTCCTGCCCGTGGAAGGGCCAAGCCCGCTACTACTCATTGTTTATCGATGGACAGGAGAACCCTGATGCAGCCTGGTATTACCCAGATCCAAAGCCAGCTGCACGGAACATTAAAAATTATGTTGCTTTTTGGCGTGGAGTCGAAGTAGAGAAATAG
- the topA gene encoding type I DNA topoisomerase: MSKSLVIVESPAKAKTINKYLGKDYDVEASIGHIKDLPKKTMGVDIAGGTFEPELIVSDDKVKLVAQLRKLAAKADHVYLAPDPDREGEAIAYHLEQELKDFAKRGAIQRVTFNEITPKAVKAAFEHARDVNRNLVDAQQTRRVLDRLVGYEISPLLWDKVRRGLSAGRVQTVAVRLIVEREREIKAFNPVEYWTIDALLHPAPKGMDFTARFIGIDGKKSEVPTVGAPALPDGVTAKSVVVQLEKAKWRVRTVEKKERRKSPAAPFTTSKLQQDASRQLGFNVKRTMGVAQRLYEGLELGPRGSVGLITYMRTDSTRVSPDALNDVRAYVEKKIGKHYLPAQANAYKSKKDAQDAHEAVRPTDVSLNPEEIKQYLSDEQYKLYRLIWQRFVASQMVPAIYDQTTVDIEAKADRSYDFRVSGSVLKFDGFLKVYEEAKDKKDDDDEALENKLPELNNGQALALNSVKADEHYTEPPPRYNEASLVKELEERGIGRPSTYASIINTIQDREYVTKLPPTGRSGRFYPTEIGVVVTELLVKNFPYIFDTQYTARLEEELDSVEGGTEKGTALLTGFYGHLSKELEHASENMEDIKRMEKATDEICDLCGSPLVLKWGKFGSFYACSAYDKKKEGSCTFTKENFAAKPDLNTAEAQDAEEKEEYCEACGRVMVLKRGRFGMFMACPGYNEDPPCKTTRKLDQKVQQKPPVPLEEDCPKCGKQLVLRNGQYGEFVSCSGYPKCKYIKQNFIGVKCPQCGDGDLIEKKARRGNLFYGCSNYPKCDFTSNNKPVDQKCPECGSPYLLEKTLKSGVFLVCPNNKKSAVEEEAPKKGKKKAEDPTAAISCSFTRRIADAPPPPQSAPLPTAATHAPLVEQPIG; encoded by the coding sequence ATGAGTAAATCTCTTGTGATCGTCGAATCGCCGGCAAAGGCTAAGACGATCAATAAATATCTCGGGAAAGACTACGACGTCGAAGCATCGATTGGTCACATCAAGGATTTGCCTAAGAAGACCATGGGCGTCGACATTGCCGGCGGCACTTTCGAACCCGAACTGATCGTCTCCGACGATAAGGTGAAGCTGGTCGCCCAACTGCGCAAGCTGGCTGCGAAGGCTGACCACGTCTACCTGGCTCCCGATCCTGATCGCGAAGGCGAGGCCATAGCCTACCATCTCGAGCAGGAGTTGAAGGACTTCGCCAAGCGCGGCGCGATTCAGCGTGTGACCTTCAATGAAATCACTCCGAAAGCAGTCAAAGCAGCCTTTGAGCATGCACGGGATGTCAACCGCAACCTGGTAGATGCGCAGCAGACGCGCCGCGTCCTTGACCGGCTGGTCGGCTACGAAATTTCTCCTCTTCTCTGGGACAAGGTGCGCCGCGGACTCTCGGCCGGCCGGGTGCAAACCGTCGCCGTCCGGCTGATCGTCGAACGAGAACGCGAGATCAAGGCGTTCAATCCAGTGGAGTACTGGACGATTGACGCATTGCTCCATCCGGCCCCTAAGGGCATGGACTTCACCGCCCGTTTCATCGGAATTGACGGCAAGAAGTCCGAAGTGCCAACGGTGGGCGCACCAGCGCTGCCCGATGGAGTGACGGCCAAATCAGTCGTCGTCCAACTGGAAAAAGCAAAATGGCGCGTCCGCACAGTGGAGAAGAAGGAGCGGCGCAAGTCACCCGCCGCGCCCTTCACAACCAGTAAGTTGCAGCAAGACGCATCTCGCCAACTCGGATTTAACGTGAAGCGCACGATGGGTGTCGCGCAGCGGCTCTATGAGGGACTTGAACTCGGCCCCCGGGGTAGTGTCGGCCTCATTACTTACATGCGTACTGATTCCACCCGCGTCTCCCCCGACGCCCTGAACGACGTTCGTGCCTACGTCGAGAAGAAGATCGGCAAGCACTATCTCCCTGCACAGGCAAATGCCTACAAATCCAAAAAGGACGCTCAGGACGCCCACGAAGCGGTCCGTCCGACAGACGTTTCACTGAACCCGGAGGAGATCAAGCAGTACTTGTCCGACGAGCAATACAAGCTCTATCGCCTGATTTGGCAACGGTTTGTCGCATCTCAGATGGTCCCGGCCATCTATGACCAGACCACTGTCGACATTGAAGCCAAGGCGGACCGCAGCTATGATTTCCGGGTGAGCGGGTCGGTGCTCAAGTTCGATGGCTTCCTCAAGGTTTACGAAGAGGCAAAGGACAAGAAGGACGACGACGACGAGGCGCTTGAGAACAAACTTCCCGAGTTGAACAATGGCCAGGCACTGGCTTTGAACTCGGTGAAGGCGGACGAACACTACACCGAGCCGCCCCCGCGCTATAACGAAGCTTCGCTGGTCAAGGAACTTGAGGAGCGTGGAATCGGCAGGCCGTCAACCTACGCCTCGATTATCAACACCATTCAGGACCGCGAATACGTCACGAAGCTGCCGCCGACCGGTCGCTCCGGCCGGTTCTATCCGACTGAGATCGGCGTAGTAGTTACGGAGTTGCTGGTTAAGAACTTCCCTTACATCTTTGATACTCAGTACACCGCCAGGCTCGAGGAAGAACTCGATAGCGTTGAAGGCGGCACGGAGAAGGGAACTGCCCTGCTTACCGGTTTTTACGGCCACTTGAGCAAAGAACTCGAGCATGCCAGCGAAAACATGGAAGACATCAAGCGCATGGAGAAAGCGACCGATGAGATCTGTGATCTCTGCGGCTCGCCGCTGGTGTTGAAGTGGGGGAAATTTGGCTCGTTCTACGCCTGCAGCGCCTATGACAAGAAGAAGGAGGGCAGCTGCACCTTCACCAAAGAGAACTTCGCCGCCAAGCCGGACCTCAATACTGCTGAAGCCCAGGATGCTGAGGAAAAAGAGGAATACTGCGAGGCTTGCGGGCGAGTGATGGTGCTGAAACGAGGGCGCTTCGGCATGTTCATGGCCTGTCCTGGTTATAACGAAGATCCGCCGTGCAAGACCACCCGCAAGCTTGATCAGAAGGTCCAGCAGAAACCCCCGGTTCCGCTCGAAGAGGATTGTCCGAAGTGCGGCAAACAACTGGTATTGCGCAACGGCCAATATGGCGAATTCGTGAGCTGCTCTGGCTATCCTAAGTGCAAATACATCAAACAGAACTTCATCGGCGTAAAGTGCCCGCAGTGTGGTGACGGGGACCTCATCGAGAAGAAAGCGCGTCGCGGCAATCTTTTCTACGGTTGTTCGAACTATCCGAAATGCGACTTTACTTCCAACAATAAGCCCGTCGACCAGAAGTGCCCAGAATGCGGCAGCCCTTATCTGCTTGAGAAGACCTTGAAGTCTGGCGTTTTCCTGGTTTGCCCCAACAACAAGAAGAGTGCAGTAGAAGAGGAAGCCCCCAAGAAGGGGAAGAAAAAGGCCGAAGACCCGACGGCTGCAATCAGTTGCAGCTTCACCAGACGGATCGCGGATGCGCCTCCGCCTCCGCAATCCGCGCCGCTTCCCACCGCAGCGACTCATGCTCCGCTAGTCGAGCAGCCGATTGGATAA
- a CDS encoding peroxiredoxin-like family protein, with protein sequence MKVINALPLQDILDEITANTRQLVQPERLAISERAVQELLLSGVESRILPVDAKAPAFELQDYTGKLVRSSDLLALGPLVLKFFRGRWCPYCATELEAWRDLQGKVRERGAIFVAISPQTIRHNDFTADQHSLPFPVLSDPGCAVAASFGLVYSVPPYLQRHYRSILVNIPFVNGDDKWILPLPATYVIAQNGVILRAEAYADFRVRPEPRTILDMLPNQR encoded by the coding sequence ATGAAAGTTATCAACGCATTGCCTCTTCAAGACATACTCGACGAGATCACCGCCAACACTCGGCAATTGGTGCAGCCGGAGCGCCTTGCGATCAGTGAACGCGCGGTGCAAGAGCTGTTGTTGTCCGGGGTCGAATCGAGGATCCTGCCAGTTGACGCGAAGGCGCCAGCGTTCGAGCTGCAAGATTACACCGGCAAACTCGTCCGCTCCTCTGACTTGCTGGCACTGGGCCCACTAGTTCTAAAGTTCTTTCGCGGACGCTGGTGCCCTTACTGCGCGACCGAACTGGAAGCATGGCGTGACTTGCAGGGCAAGGTGCGCGAACGAGGAGCGATCTTCGTCGCCATCTCTCCGCAAACAATCCGTCATAATGACTTCACAGCGGACCAGCATTCCTTGCCATTTCCCGTGCTCTCCGATCCCGGCTGCGCGGTGGCCGCCAGCTTCGGACTCGTCTACTCCGTGCCTCCCTACCTGCAGAGACACTACCGTAGCATCCTGGTAAATATTCCGTTTGTGAATGGCGATGACAAATGGATCTTGCCGCTTCCCGCGACTTACGTGATCGCGCAGAACGGCGTCATCCTCCGCGCCGAAGCATATGCGGACTTCCGCGTCCGCCCCGAACCGCGAACGATACTCGACATGCTGCCGAATCAGCGCTAG
- a CDS encoding LysR family transcriptional regulator → MTHNETKFMDSAIALAETLHFTKAAKRLRISQPQLTKNIQELEDMLGFRIFDRDRKTVALNDAGRAYVEKSKLSIMYAERAFQAARDAMRDADTVLFVGRSPYTDPFLVSTLQSVQLPLYSRLKLELTSQFSFMLIDEVLDGSLDLAIATQPPESSLLTTVKIAESPFYIAMSKDDKLAAFPSVTLESLSDHCWILFERRLHPPVYDEITHLAKLKGALPKKIRHITAPEEAFPFLADGECVAFVVKAGALLLSRNGVTVRPLSAPELTLRTYLVSREDNESKLLSEFVRAFMRRLSVPKKDVQRSLPLGVRRSA, encoded by the coding sequence ATGACGCACAACGAAACGAAGTTCATGGACTCGGCCATAGCGCTAGCCGAAACGCTGCATTTCACAAAGGCAGCAAAGAGACTGCGAATCAGCCAGCCGCAGTTGACCAAGAACATACAGGAATTGGAAGATATGCTCGGGTTCAGGATTTTTGACCGAGATCGGAAGACTGTTGCTCTCAACGACGCGGGACGGGCCTACGTTGAAAAGTCTAAGCTCTCCATCATGTACGCAGAGAGGGCCTTCCAGGCAGCCCGTGACGCAATGCGGGACGCAGATACCGTTTTATTTGTTGGGCGGTCTCCATATACAGATCCGTTCTTGGTGTCTACACTGCAATCGGTCCAGCTTCCGCTCTACTCCCGCCTGAAGCTAGAACTCACCAGTCAGTTCTCTTTTATGCTTATTGACGAGGTCCTCGACGGCTCTCTCGACTTGGCAATCGCAACCCAGCCTCCAGAATCGTCCCTGCTCACGACAGTTAAGATTGCTGAATCGCCGTTCTACATCGCAATGTCAAAGGACGACAAGCTGGCGGCCTTCCCCTCCGTCACGCTTGAATCCCTTTCGGACCATTGCTGGATCTTGTTCGAGCGGAGATTGCACCCACCGGTTTATGACGAAATAACGCACCTTGCGAAGCTGAAAGGCGCACTCCCAAAGAAGATTCGGCACATTACAGCACCGGAGGAGGCTTTCCCTTTCTTGGCCGATGGAGAATGTGTCGCATTTGTCGTAAAGGCCGGCGCCCTGCTGTTGTCACGAAACGGCGTGACAGTTCGACCTCTCTCGGCACCGGAGCTAACCCTCAGAACGTATCTAGTTTCTCGCGAAGACAATGAATCGAAGCTCCTAAGCGAGTTCGTTCGCGCCTTCATGCGTAGGCTTTCCGTGCCGAAGAAGGATGTGCAACGCTCATTGCCGCTAGGGGTGAGACGCTCCGCGTAG
- the ffh gene encoding signal recognition particle protein, which yields MFDTLSEKLQRAFKNLRGQGTITEENIGEALREIRVALLEADVNLGVVKELIEHIREKAVGQQVMTALSPTEQVVKIVNDELIAILGKDTARFNFASRPPTVILMAGLQGSGKTTTSGKLAAWLQKGGHRPMLVSVDVYRPAAREQLKIVAGSIKANLYEGDLKGENPGPDLVERLAREARRDAVNSGCDTLIVDTAGRLALDDDLMKEMERLKKLLAPQEILFVADAMTGQDAVNSADAFHKRLALTGVVLTKMDGDARGGAALSIRHVTGQPIKFIGTGERPDAFEAFHPDRIVSRILGMGDIMSLIERAEEKLDKKKSEEFAKKALSGDGFSLEDFRDQLRQIRKLGSLQSIMKMLPSIGPFQGIQQMADQVDENQFVRVEAIINSMTKKERNNHEIISGSRRKRIARGSGTSVQEVNQLLKQYVQMRKMFKTVGAGGGKLQRSLMGQLAGRQKFGR from the coding sequence ATGTTTGATACTCTCTCCGAAAAACTTCAGCGAGCCTTCAAGAACCTTCGCGGTCAGGGAACGATTACCGAGGAAAACATCGGCGAAGCCCTGCGCGAGATCCGCGTCGCATTGCTTGAGGCAGACGTGAACCTTGGCGTTGTCAAGGAACTGATTGAGCACATTCGCGAAAAGGCGGTTGGTCAGCAAGTGATGACCGCGCTTTCACCCACGGAACAGGTCGTTAAGATTGTCAATGATGAGCTCATCGCCATTCTGGGTAAGGATACGGCTCGCTTCAACTTTGCGTCTCGTCCGCCAACCGTAATCCTGATGGCCGGTCTGCAAGGTTCAGGTAAGACAACGACTTCTGGCAAGTTGGCCGCCTGGCTGCAAAAGGGCGGTCATCGCCCTATGCTGGTTTCGGTGGACGTGTACCGGCCGGCTGCTCGTGAGCAGCTCAAGATCGTAGCCGGCTCGATCAAGGCAAATCTCTATGAAGGCGACCTTAAGGGCGAAAATCCCGGGCCCGACCTGGTCGAGCGCCTGGCCAGAGAGGCTCGGCGCGACGCAGTGAACTCGGGCTGCGACACCCTGATCGTCGACACCGCTGGACGCCTCGCGCTGGACGACGATCTGATGAAAGAAATGGAGCGGCTCAAGAAATTGCTTGCTCCGCAAGAAATTCTGTTCGTCGCTGATGCGATGACCGGCCAGGACGCAGTGAATTCGGCAGATGCTTTCCATAAGCGGCTGGCGCTCACCGGAGTCGTTCTCACCAAGATGGACGGAGATGCACGCGGCGGCGCAGCCCTCTCCATCCGCCACGTCACCGGACAGCCAATTAAGTTCATAGGAACGGGCGAAAGGCCTGACGCCTTCGAAGCCTTTCACCCTGACCGCATTGTGAGCCGAATCCTCGGCATGGGCGACATCATGTCGCTGATCGAGAGAGCGGAAGAAAAGCTCGATAAGAAAAAGTCGGAAGAGTTCGCAAAGAAAGCTCTCTCCGGTGACGGGTTTTCGCTTGAAGACTTCCGAGATCAACTCCGTCAAATCCGCAAACTCGGTTCGCTGCAAAGCATTATGAAGATGCTGCCGTCGATTGGGCCATTTCAGGGAATCCAGCAGATGGCGGACCAAGTCGATGAGAACCAGTTCGTTCGTGTAGAAGCTATCATCAACTCGATGACCAAAAAAGAGCGCAACAATCACGAGATTATCTCCGGAAGCCGCCGCAAACGTATCGCCCGTGGCTCCGGCACTTCGGTTCAGGAGGTGAATCAGCTGCTTAAGCAGTATGTGCAGATGAGAAAAATGTTTAAGACGGTTGGGGCAGGAGGAGGCAAACTGCAGCGAAGTTTAATGGGCCAACTCGCGGGTCGGCAAAAGTTCGGCCGCTAG
- a CDS encoding alpha/beta hydrolase, with protein sequence MMRGTDTIPMVAPPPGKSIVEAAGQAVWETRQPRTSRRGEFWLPGDRVTIKGKTYQRGPMFVAWEAPASVSQPYPIVLIHGGALQGTEWLDTPDGRPGWAQRLVEAGYAVFVVDRVGHGRSPYNPDLLGPMSPQFPYEEGEEVFFSAKVKEEHTQWPFDPHDAAALDAYIAPFGPLPADIASWQAMDADRLADLLDRIGPSILMTHSASGSDGWLTADRRSDLVVAIVAVEPMGPAFADTPNIGALSWGLTSAPITYEPRRSSPEEVRAADPSSLRIPALVGKPVAVVSGEVSVQSKYAPEIVKFLCNAGASAELIHLPDHNIHGNGHGLIYEKNSDEALRPVLSWLQQHVAGSPSEDKEKR encoded by the coding sequence ATGATGCGAGGCACAGATACCATTCCGATGGTCGCACCGCCACCGGGCAAGTCAATCGTCGAGGCCGCCGGCCAGGCAGTTTGGGAGACAAGACAGCCGAGAACCTCACGTCGCGGAGAATTTTGGCTCCCAGGCGATCGAGTGACAATCAAAGGCAAGACCTACCAACGTGGGCCTATGTTTGTGGCATGGGAAGCTCCCGCATCCGTAAGTCAGCCTTATCCGATCGTGCTGATACACGGTGGAGCTTTACAGGGAACAGAATGGCTAGACACCCCAGACGGTCGCCCAGGCTGGGCGCAACGGTTGGTGGAAGCAGGCTACGCTGTCTTCGTTGTGGACCGTGTGGGTCACGGACGCTCGCCCTACAACCCTGACCTGCTTGGACCCATGAGTCCGCAGTTTCCCTACGAAGAAGGTGAAGAGGTCTTCTTCTCTGCCAAGGTGAAAGAAGAGCACACGCAGTGGCCCTTCGATCCGCATGACGCTGCCGCGCTGGATGCTTACATTGCCCCGTTTGGCCCGCTGCCCGCCGACATCGCCTCCTGGCAAGCGATGGATGCTGACCGGTTAGCCGATTTGCTGGATCGCATCGGACCATCCATCCTGATGACACACTCAGCCTCGGGTTCTGATGGGTGGCTTACTGCCGACCGACGTTCGGATTTGGTCGTCGCGATCGTTGCAGTAGAGCCGATGGGACCGGCATTTGCAGACACACCTAACATTGGGGCGCTTTCGTGGGGACTCACATCAGCACCGATAACCTATGAACCGCGACGAAGCAGCCCTGAGGAAGTCCGAGCGGCAGACCCATCCTCATTGCGGATTCCTGCGCTCGTTGGCAAACCGGTCGCTGTTGTCAGTGGTGAAGTCTCAGTGCAATCGAAATACGCACCGGAGATCGTCAAGTTTCTGTGTAACGCGGGTGCCTCAGCTGAACTCATCCATCTTCCGGACCACAATATCCACGGGAACGGGCATGGACTCATTTACGAGAAGAATTCAGATGAAGCACTTCGGCCAGTCTTGAGTTGGCTACAGCAGCATGTTGCTGGGTCCCCTTCCGAAGACAAGGAGAAGCGATGA
- a CDS encoding helix-turn-helix domain-containing protein yields MLSTPKAAPQTYRSAFEPLLDLQEAAVILGMHWKTLEIKARHREVPAFKVGKRWRFRLSSLNSWLEHGINSNTTDHAALTGQEQHP; encoded by the coding sequence ATGTTGTCCACTCCGAAAGCAGCCCCCCAAACGTACCGTTCTGCCTTCGAACCTCTTTTGGATCTCCAAGAGGCGGCAGTGATTCTGGGAATGCACTGGAAGACCCTAGAAATCAAAGCGCGGCACAGAGAAGTTCCGGCCTTCAAAGTAGGAAAACGCTGGCGTTTCCGCCTGAGTTCGCTCAATTCCTGGCTGGAGCATGGAATAAACTCGAATACAACCGATCACGCCGCGCTGACTGGACAGGAGCAACATCCTTGA
- a CDS encoding carboxymuconolactone decarboxylase family protein, whose protein sequence is MRLNPIPPVEFSPEQRALFEQIQDITQGRDRGFTMAREDGAMLGPYNAMLHFPMYGSPVWAVNTALSKHTTLPKAVHEIAILVTGSRFSARYEIYAHEFTAAKAGLSLSQVSALAAGSRPATLSEEEGIAFDVAIALSRGAQLPESTYQAASTAFGKDGTAELIYLVGFYCMISVLLNGFDVPVPGRDSDGQ, encoded by the coding sequence ATGAGACTGAACCCGATTCCGCCGGTCGAATTTAGCCCGGAACAGCGCGCGTTATTCGAGCAAATCCAAGACATCACCCAAGGCAGGGACCGCGGATTCACGATGGCGCGTGAGGATGGCGCGATGCTGGGACCTTACAACGCCATGCTGCACTTCCCAATGTATGGAAGCCCGGTGTGGGCAGTAAATACTGCGCTTAGTAAGCACACCACACTCCCAAAAGCAGTTCACGAGATTGCCATTCTCGTAACGGGCTCGCGGTTCAGTGCCCGATATGAAATCTACGCTCATGAATTCACAGCGGCTAAAGCTGGACTGTCGCTCTCGCAAGTTTCGGCATTAGCGGCCGGGTCTCGCCCCGCGACTCTTTCTGAGGAAGAGGGGATAGCATTTGACGTGGCGATTGCCCTCTCTCGCGGCGCACAGCTTCCCGAGTCCACATACCAGGCTGCCTCGACGGCCTTTGGCAAGGACGGTACTGCTGAACTCATCTACCTCGTGGGTTTCTACTGCATGATCTCGGTGTTGCTGAATGGCTTTGATGTTCCTGTGCCGGGGCGTGACAGCGACGGCCAGTGA